The following proteins are encoded in a genomic region of Rattus rattus isolate New Zealand chromosome 2, Rrattus_CSIRO_v1, whole genome shotgun sequence:
- the LOC116894588 gene encoding cytochrome P450 2C11-like, with product MKDRSQMPYTDAVVHEIQRYIDLVPTNLPHLVTRDMKFRNYFIPKGTNVITSLSSILHDDKEFPNPEKFDPGHFLDERGNFKKSDYFMPFSAGKRICAGEALARMELFLFFTTILQNFNLKSLVDVKDIDTTPAISGFGHLPPFYKACFIPVQRADSLSSHL from the exons ATGAAAGACAGGAGCCAGATGCCCTACACAGATGCTGTAGTGCATGAGATCCAGAGATATATTGACCTCGTCCCCACAAACCTGCCTCATTTAGTGACACGTGATATGAAATTCAGAAACTACTTCATTCCCAAG GGTACCAATGTGATAACATCACTGTCATCCATACTGCATGATGACAAAGAATTTCCTAATCCAGAGAAGTTTGACCCTGGTCACTTTCTAGATGAGAGAGGTAACTTTAAGAAGAGTGACTACTTTATGCCAttctcagcag GAAAGAGGATATGTGCAGGAGAAGCCCTGGCTCGCATGGAGCTGTTTTTGTTCTTCACCACCATTTTACAGAATTTTAACCTGAAGTCTCTGGTTGATGTAAAGGACATTGACACAACACCAGCTATCAGTGGATTTGGCCATTTGCCCCCTTTTTACAAGGCTTGTTTTATTCCTGTGCAAAGGGCAGACTCCCTAAGCTCTCATCTGTAA